A part of Helicobacter fennelliae genomic DNA contains:
- the nadA gene encoding quinolinate synthase NadA, with translation MSVQDQIKQHLKNLDALLVAHYYQRDEVLELADLSGDSLELAKKASLSPHSLIVFCGVAFMGQSVKVLAPQKRVIMPKVACCSMAKMIDDEYFDRSIDTLNQAGIKKEDIFPITYINSNASVKAKVGKMGGVVCTSSNASKIFDYALQTNKKIFFLPDRCLGLNLARKNNLKSCVLGQASKEEIVDSAVICYDGFCSVHQLFTTKDIAFFRQRYKDILIITHPECDPSVVAQSDFVGSTSQIIEFVKNLDPNQAVAVGTEFNLVNRLRSGSKNTFVLSSTIPQCPTMNETTLQDVLLVLESFTQNKSDLFKSMNEIIIPSDVAKYAKIALDRMLELSK, from the coding sequence ATGAGTGTGCAAGACCAAATCAAACAGCATCTCAAAAATTTAGATGCCCTTCTTGTTGCGCATTATTATCAAAGAGATGAAGTGTTAGAGCTTGCTGATTTGAGCGGAGATAGCTTAGAGCTTGCCAAAAAAGCGTCTTTGAGTCCGCATTCTTTGATTGTGTTTTGTGGGGTTGCGTTTATGGGGCAGAGTGTGAAAGTCTTAGCTCCGCAAAAGCGTGTGATTATGCCAAAAGTCGCGTGCTGTTCTATGGCAAAAATGATTGATGATGAATATTTTGATCGAAGTATAGACACGCTCAATCAAGCAGGAATCAAAAAAGAAGACATTTTTCCAATCACTTATATCAATTCAAATGCGTCAGTCAAGGCAAAAGTCGGCAAAATGGGTGGTGTGGTCTGCACTTCAAGCAATGCGAGCAAAATCTTTGATTATGCCTTGCAAACCAATAAAAAAATATTTTTCTTGCCTGATCGATGTTTGGGGCTTAATCTCGCGCGCAAAAACAACCTCAAATCCTGTGTGCTAGGGCAGGCAAGCAAAGAGGAGATTGTAGATTCTGCTGTGATTTGCTATGATGGATTCTGCTCTGTGCATCAGCTTTTCACCACCAAAGATATTGCGTTTTTTCGCCAACGTTACAAAGATATTTTGATTATCACGCACCCAGAATGCGATCCTAGTGTGGTCGCGCAGTCTGATTTCGTAGGCTCGACAAGTCAGATTATAGAATTTGTCAAGAATCTAGATCCAAACCAAGCAGTAGCTGTCGGCACAGAATTTAATCTTGTCAATCGTTTGCGTTCAGGCTCAAAAAATACCTTTGTGCTTTCAAGCACGATTCCTCAATGTCCGACAATGAATGAGACGACATTACAAGATGTGCTTTTGGTGCTTGAGTCTTTTACGCAAAACAAAAGCGATTTATTTAAAAGTATGAATGAAATAATCATTCCAAGTGATGTCGCCAAATACGCAAAAATCGCGCTTGATCGAATGCTTGAGCTTTCAAAATAG
- a CDS encoding phosphatidylserine decarboxylase — protein sequence MTNTTNTISRLFGAFAGYAFPKWFQIIINKVYVWIFKIDLSDFAPLDSYPTLNALFTRALIVKRELDSSLNVLISPTDSVIMAQGEVRDDMALQIKGMEYRVSELLGENLDSTYSYINLYLSPRDYHRYHCPCDMEILEVRYFGGVLLPVNQPSLRKNQNLFIKNERVVVIAKTKNNTKLYFVAIGALNVGQMIFHFEPKITTNAKANTKEIYTYPTPIKVKKGEELGMFMMGSTIVLFASNITLTKNTHSQVRFGEKIALLS from the coding sequence ATGACAAACACAACAAACACAATCTCAAGGCTTTTTGGGGCATTTGCAGGATATGCATTTCCAAAGTGGTTTCAAATCATCATCAATAAAGTCTATGTATGGATTTTTAAGATTGATTTGAGTGATTTTGCACCGCTTGATTCTTACCCTACGCTTAATGCGCTTTTTACGCGTGCGCTGATTGTGAAGCGGGAATTAGATTCTAGTTTAAATGTGTTGATTTCACCCACTGATAGCGTGATTATGGCTCAAGGTGAAGTAAGAGATGATATGGCACTTCAGATTAAAGGTATGGAATATCGCGTGAGCGAGCTTTTGGGCGAGAATCTAGATTCTACATATAGTTATATCAATCTCTATCTCTCACCACGTGATTATCATCGTTATCATTGTCCATGCGATATGGAGATTTTGGAAGTGCGGTATTTTGGAGGCGTGCTATTGCCTGTCAATCAGCCCTCACTGCGTAAAAATCAAAATCTCTTTATCAAAAACGAACGAGTGGTGGTGATTGCCAAAACAAAAAACAATACAAAGCTGTATTTTGTGGCTATCGGCGCACTTAATGTCGGGCAGATGATTTTTCACTTCGAGCCCAAAATCACAACCAATGCCAAAGCAAATACAAAAGAGATCTATACCTATCCTACGCCAATTAAAGTCAAAAAAGGCGAGGAGCTAGGAATGTTTATGATGGGTTCTACAATCGTGCTTTTTGCTTCAAATATCACTTTGACAAAAAATACCCATTCTCAAGTGCGTTTTGGTGAAAAAATAGCTTTATTGAGTTAG